A genomic region of Mycobacterium sp. Aquia_213 contains the following coding sequences:
- a CDS encoding GNAT family N-acetyltransferase, producing the protein MSAPPLFRLVGDRRVSVVRDAAAVWRVLDEDPIGSCMVASRVADHGIDPGAIGGELWTRRGADESLCFAGANLIPLRGLPADLNAFADEAMGGTRRCSSLVGRASLVLPMWERLETAWGPARDVRERQPLMALTKHPMCELDPEVRQVRPEELDAYLVAAVDMFIGEVGIDPRLGDGGRGYRRRVASLIAAGRAWARFEHGQVVFKAEVGSQSPAVGQIQGVWVHPEWRGLGLGSRGTAMLAAVIVGSGRIASLYVNDFNEVARAAYARVGFAEVGTFATVLLD; encoded by the coding sequence ATGTCGGCTCCGCCCCTTTTTCGCCTAGTCGGCGACAGACGGGTGTCCGTGGTGCGTGACGCCGCGGCCGTGTGGCGGGTACTCGACGAGGACCCGATCGGGTCCTGCATGGTTGCCTCCCGCGTCGCCGATCACGGCATCGACCCCGGCGCGATCGGCGGGGAGCTGTGGACCCGCCGCGGCGCGGACGAGTCGCTGTGCTTCGCCGGCGCCAACCTGATCCCGCTGCGCGGGCTGCCGGCCGACCTGAATGCGTTTGCCGACGAGGCGATGGGCGGGACGCGGCGCTGCTCCTCGCTGGTCGGGCGGGCCAGCCTGGTGTTGCCGATGTGGGAGCGGCTCGAGACGGCCTGGGGGCCGGCGCGTGACGTGCGCGAACGCCAACCGCTGATGGCGCTGACCAAACACCCGATGTGTGAGCTCGACCCCGAGGTGCGCCAGGTGCGGCCCGAGGAGCTGGACGCGTACCTGGTGGCCGCGGTGGACATGTTCATCGGCGAGGTCGGCATCGACCCGCGGCTCGGCGACGGCGGCCGCGGCTACCGCCGCCGGGTGGCCAGCCTGATCGCCGCCGGGCGCGCCTGGGCCCGGTTCGAGCATGGTCAGGTCGTCTTCAAGGCCGAGGTCGGGTCGCAATCGCCTGCGGTGGGCCAGATCCAGGGCGTCTGGGTACATCCGGAGTGGCGTGGCCTGGGGCTCGGCTCTCGCGGCACCGCGATGCTGGCCGCCGTGATCGTCGGCAGCGGGCGCATCGCCAGCCTCTACGTGAACGACTTCAACGAGGTGGCCCGGGCCGCCTACGCCCGGGTGGGCTTCGCCGAGGTCGGCACCTTCGCCACGGTCCTGCTGGACTAG